GCGCCGCCGACTGGCTGCGCTGCATCGAATCGCGTTCGGTCCTGGCAAGGGTTTCCGATTCGCGGGCATTTTCTGAAAGGGAGGTGGCCTGGCGCTCGCTGAAGGTGAAGGTCGTGGCCAGCCGGCTCAAGGTGGCCTGGTAGCGGAAGACGCCGGCATCCGGCCCGCTGCCCTGAATGGTGCTGCCGTGAGCATTGCTCGTCGTCGACATGAAGGCGGAGCTCCTGTTCGGCGCGAGTTGCTGCTGGTCGATGGAGACCGAATCCTGGGTGACGTTTCCCTTGCTCGTCGCACTCGACTCTCCCGACACGGCCGACTGCATCGGCCCGACACCGGTGACTGCCTGGAAGGCGACTTCGCCGCCCTTGATGATGGCGGTGGCGATGATCGGGATCGAGATCACCATGTAGCCCGCCACGGCCTGGTCGGAGATGGCGCCGTGGTAGATGCTCGATGCGGTTTCGAGGGCCAGGCCCTGGGTCGATGCACCCATGCGCGCTGCGGATTCGAGGTTCTTGGCGCTGGCCAGCGTGGCCACGTAGTTGAGGATCGCATACAGAGGCGGCCAGAGCTGGATCCAGACGAGACTCAGGACGAAGCTCTTGAGCGCGAGTCCGAGGCCCCGGCCCTGCGCCAACAGAAACAGCAGGAACACGAACGGGAATACCGCATAGATGATCGCCTCGATCACGTTGCGTACCAGCGGCAGGGCCTGCTCGGCGACCTTGCCCATGGTCAGGAAAGACGAATTGATCGAGGCCGTGGCGTTCGCCCGGGCGGTCGCGATCATGATGGATGCAGGGTCGTTGATCTTCTGCCCGACGATGCTGCTCGTATCCTGCATCAGGTTGATCATGATGTTCTGGCGCAGGAGGTCGGCCGCACCCTGGGCGGCCGTTGCGATCTTGGTCTTGTAGTAGGCCTGTTCGATCTGGCTGTCGATCACGCCTTGGGCGGCGGTGGGGTCCAGCGATGGATTCAACTGGAAGGCGAGCATCGCGCGGGCACGAGCGACTTCGGCCGGCAGGCGGCTGGCGACGTAGGTGTAGACGTTGGGGCAGGTATCGACCTGCACCGGGTTGCCATAGGTCGAGAACCGCGCCGGATTGGGTGTTCCCATCAGTGCCCAGATGTCGGTGCTCTGGGAGAAGGTCGCCGGGTCGATGGTGCCGTCCTGCAGGTCGTAGAGGGTGCAGTTGTAGACGTAGGCGATCAGGTCGGTGCGAAGCTGCGGGTCGGCGACGTTGGCCCGGCGGGAGGCCTGGATCAGCCGGTTGCCGAACAGCACTCCGTTCTTCTGGTAGGCCAGCTCGGAGGGCAACTGGGCATTCGGCGCCGGGATCACCTGGAACGCGGTCTCGAAAAATCGCGTCATGACGTCGCCCACCTTGCTCGTGTAGTGGCCGAAGAAAGCCACACCGATCGGAACATTGCCGACCACCACCGGGGACTGGCTGCCCAGCTTGTCCACGATCACGACATCGGCCCTGGGCAGGAAGAGACCGTAGTAGAGCAGCATGAAGCCGATGAGCCAGCTCCAGCCGTGAAACCGACCCGGCGTGA
The nucleotide sequence above comes from Lentimicrobiaceae bacterium. Encoded proteins:
- a CDS encoding conjugal transfer protein TraG N-terminal domain-containing protein, with translation MFEIYAYGNVDTLTGVFNAIAAIMGGDDYFGLVKTVAVTGVLVAAFAGLFTPGRFHGWSWLIGFMLLYYGLFLPRADVVIVDKLGSQSPVVVGNVPIGVAFFGHYTSKVGDVMTRFFETAFQVIPAPNAQLPSELAYQKNGVLFGNRLIQASRRANVADPQLRTDLIAYVYNCTLYDLQDGTIDPATFSQSTDIWALMGTPNPARFSTYGNPVQVDTCPNVYTYVASRLPAEVARARAMLAFQLNPSLDPTAAQGVIDSQIEQAYYKTKIATAAQGAADLLRQNIMINLMQDTSSIVGQKINDPASIMIATARANATASINSSFLTMGKVAEQALPLVRNVIEAIIYAVFPFVFLLFLLAQGRGLGLALKSFVLSLVWIQLWPPLYAILNYVATLASAKNLESAARMGASTQGLALETASSIYHGAISDQAVAGYMVISIPIIATAIIKGGEVAFQAVTGVGPMQSAVSGESSATSKGNVTQDSVSIDQQQLAPNRSSAFMSTTSNAHGSTIQGSGPDAGVFRYQATLSRLATTFTFSERQATSLSENARESETLARTERDSMQRSQSAALTNALGIQDSFDRSQQRSGASTTSDGGSTSTQIQKLNSVAREVNRRLGLGEDSIVGKSVVASASAGAKIPLTEIGGQMTREGRHMDQERLQSAHDYARKAVETSQLSEATALVKEFRSSDAYQWARGSRTTGTSGFDSSYREAVDHQSASENAYGRSKELTRAAQFMSEWSSGAQTDFTNYAARR